In Nymphaea colorata isolate Beijing-Zhang1983 chromosome 13, ASM883128v2, whole genome shotgun sequence, one DNA window encodes the following:
- the LOC116267218 gene encoding zinc finger CCCH domain-containing protein 40-like, producing MAHRLLRDVEADGWERSDFPIICESCLGDNPYVRMTKADYDKECKICTRPFTVFRWRPGRDARYKKTEICQTCSKLKNVCQVCLLDLEYGLPVQVRDTALAIGSNDSIPRSDVNREYFAEEHDRKARAGIDYESSYGKARPNDTILKLQRTTPYYKRNRAHVCSFYVRGECTRGAECPYRHEMPITGELSQQNIKDRYYGVNDPVALKLLNKAGEMPSLVPPEDESIRTLYVGGLDPRISEQDLKDNFYAFGEIESIRLVLQRACAFVTYTTREGAEKAAEELSNKLVIKGVRLKLMWGKPQAPKPESESQDDDAAKQGVVAHGGMLPRSVVSQQQNQQLQPPGTQDHVPLPYFNIPAPLPPERTFYPSMDPQRMGALVTSQEASSSTSSGSAEGQDKQKQQHAPPQGSFRPPDGSHYPYQAPPPQHGPYPPFYPPYGFMPPPYPQYPPYQSTLPPQPPPPPPPPQQYQA from the exons ATGGCGCATCGATTGCTGAGGGACGTTGAAGCTGACGGATGGGAGCGCTCCGACTTTCCCATCATCTGCGAGTCATGCCTTGGCGACAACCCGTACGTTCGCATG ACAAAGGCAGACTATGATAAGGAATGCAAAATCTGTACAAGGCCTTTCACGGTTTTCAGATGGAGACCTGGCCGAGATGCAAGATATAAGAAGACTGAAATTTGTCAAACATGCAGCAAACTTAAAAATGTGTGCCAGGTGTGCCTGCTGGACCTCGAGTATGGTCTACCTGTGCAAGTTCGAGATACAGCTTTGGCTATAGGTTCAAATGATTCTATACCAAGAAGTGATGTGAATAGGGAATACTTTGCAGAGGAACATGATCGCAAG GCTAGAGCTGGTATTGATTATGAATCCTCCTATGGCAAAGCACGTCCAAATGACACTATATTGAAACTTCAGAGGACGACACCATATTATAAAAGGAATAGAGCACATGTTTGTAGTTTCTATGTAAGAGGTGAATGCACAAGAGGTGCTGAATGTCCTTATCGCCATGAGATGCCGATAACTGGAGAATTGTCACAGCAGAACATTAAAGACCGTTACTATGG AGTGAACGATCCAGTTGCACTCAAGCTTTTGAACAAGGCAGGAGAAATGCCATCTCTTGTTCCTCCTGAAGATGAGAGTATAAGGACACTATATGTTGGTGGGCTGGATCCTCGTATTTCAGAACAAGACTTGAAAGACAATTTCTACGCATTTGGTGAGATTGAATCGATAAGGTTGGTTCTTCAAAGGGCATGTGCTTTTGTTACATACACAACCAGGGAAGGTGCCGAAAAAGCAGCAGAAGAACTATCAAACAAGCTTGTCATAAAAGGGGTAAGGCTGAAGCTGATGTGGGGAAAGCCTCAGGCACCAAAGCCGGAATCAGAATCCCAAGATGATGATGCTGCAAAACAAGGAGTGGTGGCCCATGGTGGTATGCTTCCAAGATCAGTGGTATCTCAACAGCAAAATCAACAGCTTCAGCCTCCAGGTACTCAGGATCACGTTCCCTTGCCATATTTCAACATACCAGCTCCACTCCCCCCAGAAAGGACATTTTACCCATCGATGGATCCTCAGAGGATGGGGGCCCTTGTTACTTCTCAAGAAGCAAGCAGCAGCACATCAAGTGGATCGGCAGAAGGACAGGACAAACAGAAACAGCAGCATGCACCACCACAAGGATCTTTCAGGCCCCCAGATGGTTCTCATTATCCATATCAAGCGCCACCGCCTCAACATGGCCCGTACCCGCCATTCTATCCACCTTATGGCTTTATGCCGCCACCCTATCCACAATACCCTCCATACCAATCTACGCTGCCTCCccaaccaccaccacctcctcctcctccccagCAATATCAGGCCTAG